From the genome of Constrictibacter sp. MBR-5:
TTCGCACCAGATCGGCGTGTGGTCGGACGCCTTGGGCGCCCCGCGCGGCCCCTTGTCGATCTGGCACCCGATCAATCTGTCGGCGGCGTCGGGAGAGAGCAGGAGGTGATCGATCCGGATCCCCAGATCGCGCTGCCACGCACCGGCCTGATAGTCCCAGAAGGTGTAGGCGTGCGTCGCTGTGGGCTCCAGCGCCCGGAAGGCATCGGTCAGTCCGAGATTGACGATGCTGCGCCAGGCGCGGCGCGTGTCCAGCTTGAACAGCGCGTCGTCCACCCAGGCAGCCGGATCATACGCGTCCCGCGGCTCCGGGATGACGTTGTAGTCCCCGCCCAGCACGAACGTAACGTCATCGGCGAGCAGGGTCTCCACACGCTCCCGCAACCGCGCCATCCAGCGCAGCTTGTAGGGATACTTCTCGCTGTCCGCCGGGTTGCCGTTCGGCAGATAGATCGACGCCACCCGGACGCCGCCGATGCTCGCCTCGAGATAGCGCGCATGGTCGTCCGCGGGCTCACCCGGCAAGCCTTCCATCACATCCTCGATCGGATGCGGCGACAGGATGGCGACGCCGTTGTAGGCCCGCTGACCGAGCACCGCGCACCGGTACCCCAACGATTCGATCTCGAACCGGGGGAATGCGTCCGTCGTGGTCTTGATCTCCTGAAGGAGCAAGGCGTCCGGCCGCTCCTTCTCGATCCATTCGCAGACGGCGCCGAGCCGGACCTTGATCGAATTGACGTTCCAGGTGGCGATCTTCACAGGCGGCGCCGGCCCATCAGATGGCGAACGACGTGCCGCATCCGCACGACGAACTGGCGTTCGGGTTGCGGATCTGGAAAGCGGCGCCCGAGAGATCCTCGACGAAATCGATCACCGCGCCGCCGAGCAGATCGAAAGAGACCTCGTCGACGACGACCCGGCTGCCGGCATGGGCGAAGACGCGGTCGTCGTCGGAGGCCGTGGAGTCGAGGCTGAAGCCGTACTGGAAGCCGGAGCAGCCGCCGCCGGAGATCGTGATCCGCAGCATCGTCTCGGGATTGTTCTCCTGCTCCGCCAGCCTTGCGATACGGGCTGCGGCGCTGTCGGTGATCACCAGTCGCGGCACCGACATGACGGCGGCCTCGGACATCCCGTTCTCCCTCGAATCGGCTTCCCGGAACTTAAGCATGCGCCGCGGATTTTCAATCGAGCCGGCCGGCGCCAGCGGCGATCGTCGTAAGCCGGGCCGGGTAATCATCGGCATTTTAGTTGAATTGTCCGCTAACGGATCCTTTACTGTCTCGCATGCAACCGCCCCGCCGACATGAAGGAACCACCGCCCTCGTCCCGGTCCGGCGGACCGAACGGGCGGTCGCCCGACATCATGCGGGCATCCAGACATCGCAGCACGGCACTCTCGTCAGCGAACGGATCGCCATCGACGCAGCGTCGCCCCGGCCCCGGCTCTCTCCCGACGCCTGGATCGTGCAGCTTGTCGCGCACTGCTCCGGGTCTGCACCTTGCGAGAACGCGAAGGCCGCTGCCCGGGCGGCAGCGGTCTATGACGCGCGGGAGACCTATGCGCGTTCCCGCGCCCGCTTGAGCCTGTACGCCTGAATCAGACCCAGTTGATCGTCCCTCCGACCGTCACCGCACCAGCCGGACGTTGTCGCGGGTGATCTCGCTGCCGATCCGGCCGAAGGCCTCCTCCAGGTCGGCTTCGGTGGGCGCGCTGAAGAAGTGATGGTCGGGTGTCGTGGCGCACGCCGAGTAATATGGGTCGATATTCGCCGGCGCCTGGAACGTTATCGTATAGATGATGATCCCGTTGTCCTTCATACCCTGACAGGTATTCCCGAGTTTCGCATAGGTCTGCGCTTCGCTTTCGTTGTCACCCGACTGCCATGGCGTGTTCTCTCCATCGGTCATCAACACCGCGATCTTGCGCACCTTGGGGTCGTCGTAGTCGACCGGCGTCGTTGAGCCGGACGTCCAGACACCACGCCATTTCGGCGAGAGCGTCCGCCAACCCCACGACATGCCGATGTCCGTTCGCGTGTTGCCGGAGGCCTGGAAACCGTCGATCAGCGCCTTGACGGTCGCCTTCGATGCCGTCAGCGGCAGGGCCGCGTTGGGCGGACAGTAGCTGCCGGCGTTCATCACGCTGCCACCGGGAGCGAAGTCGGGGAACTTGGTGGTCGCCGGCGGCGTGTCGTCGTACGCCGCATTCCCGCTACGCTCATTTGCGCAACCGGTCCACCACCACTGCCACAGGAAAGGCTGGGTGGTCATCCATTCGCGGCGCGGCTTGATGTTGACGCGCCCGGCAAAAGGCACGACGGCGACCGCGAGATTCTCGACCGTGTCCTGATCCTTGTAGAGCACGTTCAGCAGGTTGTTCGCCGACGTCTTGAGCGTCGACAGTTTCGTCCCCTTCATCGATCCCGTGATGTCGAGGACGAGCGACAGTTCCATGCCGCCAGCGCCAAGGGCCTGTGCGGTGGCAGCGGCCGTGACGGTCATCGTGTCGACGCCGAACAGCTTCATGAAGTTCGTCGGCACCACCGCAGTCGCCGACACGGCCACGGTGCCATCGGCCTGTCCGACGATGACCGACGGCGGTTCCTGGATCTCGCCTCGGTTGAAGTTGCCATAGACGTACTTGCGCGCCTGCGCCTGCAGATCGGCCTGCTTGAATGCCCGAGCACCGGCAAGCGCACCCGCGTCGACGGCGCTGGAGAGTTCCGCCCTCGCCAGCATTGCCAACAGACCGTCCGCCGCCAGTCCTGCAGCGGCGATCATCGGGATGGTCGAGAAGGCGACGATGGCAGCGACGCCACCCTTGCTGTCCTTCCAGAGGCGCCACCTGGTGCGCACCTTGGAGGTCTGCTCGTCAGAGGTGGCGACCGCCGGCTTGCGGGAGAGCATGCTGTATCTCCTGGGCCCCGCCCCCATCATGAAGGCGGAGTGTTCGCTGGATCAGTTTGCGGAGCTGACGGTGACCAACTCGCCTTCGAAGACGATCTCGTAGCGTTTCGAGCCGCCGTCGCAGGCCACGGCCGTCCTGAGACCGGATCCGGTCGAGAAGGCGTTGATATGATCGATCGCGCCGCAGGACTGGCCGTGCTGCTGGAGAATCGCCTCTAGCTTGGTGACATAGGTGGGGGTCTCGGCATTGAGGGCCGTGGCATGCTCCACGGTCATGAGGTCACTCACATCGGCCGCAAAGACGGGGGCAGCGACGGAGCCGATCAGACAGAGGGAGAGAAGGCCGATCCGCGAGCGCATGGCTGGAAACTCCTTGATTACCAAGAGTTTTCGCGGATCTTTCCTAACCTCCGATGAATCGGGTTGGTTAACCCCTGCTTTACCGCGCGCTTAAGCTGACCGCGCGATCCCGGTCGCCGCTCCGGATGCTGTTGCCCCAGACCGCAGTCCGGTCGACTATCCCCCGGTACGCGCCACACGATGGCGACGACCGAACGCAAAAACAGGAGGCTCGCCGCCATGACCACGGAACCGAAGATCGCGCTCGTCACCGGCGCTGGCAGCGGCATCGGCAAAGCCTCCGCACTCGCACTTGCGCGCAACGGCTGGTCGGTGGTGCTCGCAGGCCGACGTCCCGAGCCGCTCGAGGCCGTCGCAGCGGAAATCGCCGAGATGGGCCGTCGGGCGCTCGCCGCCCCGACCGACGTCGGCGATCCGGAAGCGGTGCGCGCGTTGTTCGTGAAAACGCGGGAGACGTTCGGCCGCCTCGATTTCGTCTTCAACAACGCCGGCCGAGGCGCGCCACCCGTTCCCCTCGAGGACTTGACCTACGAGCAATGGAAGTCGGTGGTCGATGCCAATCTGACGGGCGTCTTCCTGTGTACCCAGGAGGCGTTCCGGATCATGAAGGACCAGACCC
Proteins encoded in this window:
- the xth gene encoding exodeoxyribonuclease III, which gives rise to MKIATWNVNSIKVRLGAVCEWIEKERPDALLLQEIKTTTDAFPRFEIESLGYRCAVLGQRAYNGVAILSPHPIEDVMEGLPGEPADDHARYLEASIGGVRVASIYLPNGNPADSEKYPYKLRWMARLRERVETLLADDVTFVLGGDYNVIPEPRDAYDPAAWVDDALFKLDTRRAWRSIVNLGLTDAFRALEPTATHAYTFWDYQAGAWQRDLGIRIDHLLLSPDAADRLIGCQIDKGPRGAPKASDHTPIWCELSDKVPADRFA
- a CDS encoding vWA domain-containing protein; protein product: MMGAGPRRYSMLSRKPAVATSDEQTSKVRTRWRLWKDSKGGVAAIVAFSTIPMIAAAGLAADGLLAMLARAELSSAVDAGALAGARAFKQADLQAQARKYVYGNFNRGEIQEPPSVIVGQADGTVAVSATAVVPTNFMKLFGVDTMTVTAAATAQALGAGGMELSLVLDITGSMKGTKLSTLKTSANNLLNVLYKDQDTVENLAVAVVPFAGRVNIKPRREWMTTQPFLWQWWWTGCANERSGNAAYDDTPPATTKFPDFAPGGSVMNAGSYCPPNAALPLTASKATVKALIDGFQASGNTRTDIGMSWGWRTLSPKWRGVWTSGSTTPVDYDDPKVRKIAVLMTDGENTPWQSGDNESEAQTYAKLGNTCQGMKDNGIIIYTITFQAPANIDPYYSACATTPDHHFFSAPTEADLEEAFGRIGSEITRDNVRLVR
- a CDS encoding SDR family oxidoreductase encodes the protein MTTEPKIALVTGAGSGIGKASALALARNGWSVVLAGRRPEPLEAVAAEIAEMGRRALAAPTDVGDPEAVRALFVKTRETFGRLDFVFNNAGRGAPPVPLEDLTYEQWKSVVDANLTGVFLCTQEAFRIMKDQTPRGGRIVNNGSISAHAPRPNSAPYTSTKHAVTGLTKSASLDGRKYDIAVGQIDIGNAHTEMTERMTKGVPQANGTTMVEPTMDVRNVADAIVYMAQMPLDANVQFITVMATKMPFVGRG
- the erpA gene encoding iron-sulfur cluster insertion protein ErpA — translated: MSEAAVMSVPRLVITDSAAARIARLAEQENNPETMLRITISGGGCSGFQYGFSLDSTASDDDRVFAHAGSRVVVDEVSFDLLGGAVIDFVEDLSGAAFQIRNPNASSSCGCGTSFAI